Genomic DNA from Niabella ginsenosidivorans:
CCGTATGAATCTTACAGAAGGGGAGTGCGCACACTGAGAAGCGATATGGCCAGCAATACAGAAATGATCTTCTATCGTATAGATAATTCCGCCGGTACAATGGAATATGACCGCATGCCCAATGATCATCGCATTAGTGATGGAAACTATAAAGGCGGGAGTTTGTTAGGTGCCACGCAGGAGCAGGTAGACGCATACTTCATGAATAACGGAATGTCGCCAATCACGGGTTATAAGGCCAACGGGATCACACCGTCAATTAATGAGGCATCAGGCTATGTGGAAGACGGGGTCAGCAAAGCTGATTATACATCGGCAACCGGGCAGGTATATGCCCCCGCAGGAGCCCGTATGATGTATGTAAACCGGGAGCCGAGGTTCTATGCAGATATTACTTTCAGCGGGCAGAAATGGTTTGCAGGTACAAACGGCGGAAATATTACCGATTTTACATACAGCGGCGCTTGTGGCAAACTATACGGAGTGAACGACTATAGCAGCACAGGATATCTTGTGCGCAAGCATATGGGGGCGGGCGATCGTAATCAAAGCCTGATATGCATCCTGCTTCGGCTGCCGAACATTTATTTTAATTATATGGAGGCACTTTGCCATATTGATCCGACAAGTGCTGAACTATGGAAGTATATGAATGCCATCCGCAAGCGGGCAGGTATACCTATGTATGGAGAAGGCGCAAATGCATTGCCCCGTCCTGCTGATGCAAACAGCGTAATGGATTTGATACGTAAAGAAAAAAGAGTGGAACTGGGCTTTGAAAATACCCGTTATTTTGACCTGCGCCGCTGGGGGCTTGCAACTGAATTTTTCAATAAAGCCGTACATGGTATGAACATAAATGCCGACGGGAACGATTTTTTTGTTCGTTCAAAAGTTATTGACAGAAGCTTCAATCGCCAGTATTTCTTCCCCATTCCGCAGGGCGAAATAGATATTGATAAGAATTTAGTTCAGAATACCGGGTATTAATTAAACAGACACATGGAATATTCATTTTCATACCCCAGGGCTGAATAGGTTCCTTCTGTAAAAAGACTATATGATTTAAGATAATAAAATATACACATGAAAAATTATATAACCGCAATAATGCTTATTATCGGTGCCATTTATACAAACGCCTGCAATAAGTCCGATAATAAAGAATATGTTCTTGATTACGACATTGTGCCTCCCTATACCAATGCAGATGCCTGGATTGCCTATGACGCTTTCAATCAAAACCTGTTTGACAGTCAAACGCACGTTTACAAAGTAAATACGGATACAGAGGAGGGTGCCAATACCAAAGCCACAATAGGCGCTGTATGGACCCAGGCAATATACTGGGATATGGCGATGAATGCCTATAAAAGGGCAGGAGCAGAAAAAAATGCAGAGAAGCAGGCAAAATATAAAACCCTGGTAAACCAGATCTATCAGGGCTGCAATGATCATTATGTAAACTTTGACTGGCACAACCAGGATCCCCAGAACGGGTGGTTTATATATGATGATATTATGTGGTGGACTATTTCCTTTTCCCGTGCCTATGGCATCTTCAAAGACACTAAATACCTTACCCTTGCTGATGAGAGTTTTTGCCGGGTGTGGCACGGCTCGTATAGCTTAAAAGACAGGGGCTCCTATGATAAAGAAAACGGGGGGATGTTCTGGAAGTGGAACAACAGTAACCCGCCGGATAACAGTGATAACGGTAAAATGTCCTGCATCAATTTTCCGGCAGTGGTAGCCGCAGTAACATTGTATAACAATATTGATCCCGCAGATGCGCAGCATAAGACTGACGATAAAACCGGCTTCAACGGTGATCCGGACTATCCGAGATGGCATAGCCGCGACACCTACCTGAAAAACGCAAAGGAGATCTATGAATGGGCTGTAAATAATCTTTTCGACAAAAATACAGGCAATGTTGCCGACAGCCGCCATGGGAACAGCGTAGACTGGAACGCAACACTGTATAACCAGGGTACCTTTATCGGGGCTTCCTGTTTATTGTATAAAGTTACCGGCCAGCAGGAGTACCTGGATAATGCCATAGCAGCTGCGAATTATGCCATGAACACAATGTCTGCGCCGCTTTATATTTTCCCTTACGGGAACGGAGAAGAGCAGGGAATTTATACAGCCATTTTTGCACAGTATATGAATATGCTGATCTATGATTGCGGTCAGACCCAATTCCTGAAATGGGTAACGCGCACAATCGGGTATGGCTGGAGCCACCGGAACGACCGGAACCTTACGGGGAAAGATTATACAAAAGCACCTGGCTCAACCGTTTCCTGTTATGACGCTTCGGGCATTCCCGCGCTCATGTTGTTATTTCCTGCAGATAAATAATTAAAAACCGTACAATAAATGAACAAAATAATCAGCTTGTTTTTATGTATCTGCTGTACATTGGTACTGGTACAATTCACGTCATGTTCTGAAGAGAAGCACAAGTTTGTGGAAACGATCGGGGTCCAGGATGAGTACATCACCCAACTGGACACGCTGATAGCTTCCATGAACCGGCTGGCAAATAATTCTGATTACGGAACAAGAGAAGGGCAATATCCTGCCGAAAGCCGGGCCATTCTTACGGATGCCATCAGTAATGCGAACCGTTATGTATTGCTGATAAGATACCAGACCCCTTCTCCTTCAGAAAGCGAAAAGCAACGTTATATTTCCGAAATCAATAATACCATTGAAAAGTTCAAAAACAGTAAACGCACCGAAGATGCGGAAACGATTCCCGCAGAATTATTTGTAGATGGCAAAACCACCCAATCCTATATAGATTTTGGAAGAAGTAAAGATTATACGGTATTTGGAACAACCGGCAATCAGTCCTTTACCATAGAATTTTGGGTAAAGATCAAAGAACGCGGCCCGTATGACAACAGCATTTTTATGTCCACCTTCTTTTCAAACAGTGATAATCAGTGGCGGAATGGCTGGATGATGTACTGGCGCAATGTCAATAACGGTATTTACCGCGTTACCTGGGGCGGCATACTGTCAGGCAATCGCTGGGGATTATGGGAACCTTCGTATCCTGCCCCGCAGGAGGACGTATGGCAGCATTTTGCTTTTGTTTACAGTGATAAGGGGCTGGATGGCAACAGCGCCCTCCGGGCGAAGCTCTATCTGAACGGAACGGTTGCAGCTACACAGAATAACAGTAATGCTTCCGAAGTATATAATTCTTCGGATTATGATAATTATGATAAACCGATGACCGCATTCTGCCGCTGGGTAAACAATGACAAAATGGAAGAAGGCTTTTCCGGTTATATGAAAAAAATCCGCATCTGGAAAGAAGCTAAAGACGATGCTTATATTCAGGCATCCTTTAAAGAAGAAACGGAAATTATCGGTAGGGAAAATAACCTGGTTGCTGCATGGGACTTTACCTCAAAGCCTTCCGGCGCCGATAATACGGTTTTGGATTTAACAGGAAAACATGAAGCAAAAATTATAGGAACCTATAAATGGGAACAGACCCAGTAATTCACTTTAAGCGCATTATTAAAATGAGAAAAACAATATATCACCCTCTGCGATCCGCCCGGCTGCTACAACTGGCTTGCCTTATACTGGCGCTCTATGCTGTTATGGGCTGCTCCGGTAATAAAGAGGACCTGTTCATTACAGATACGAATCTGAGCATTTTGGAAACCAATAAAAGCAATCTGGAATCTTTGCTCACCAGTTCAGCCTACGGAACGGCTGCGGGGACGTATCCCGAAGATAGCCGGGCCATACTGACAACCGCCATTTCAAAACTTGAAACGGTCATCAGTGGATTGAAATCGGGCAACAACATGTCTAAAGATGAATTGGAACAGCAGTTGGCTGCGGTTAATCAGGCAATTGATGAGTTTAAAAACAGTCGTTTATATAACCTGTCTCCCCAGGCGCAGCAATTTGTGGAAAACCTGAAGGCAAAGGCCCGGGAGTATGCGGCTATCCTGAATGATGCACCCAAATGGGGCAATCATAAAGGGCAATATCCGGTTGACAGTAAAGAAGTTTTACAGAATGCCATTACCGCTTTATACACTTTTGCCGAAAACATTTTATCCGGTTCTGTAACCAATGTAACGCAGGCGTTATATGATGATGCGATACAGGCTGCAGAAGAAGCTATGCAAAAAGTGGAAGATTCAAAATGGCAGGAAGACCATATCATATGGAACCTGTTTGTTGACGGTAATAACGGGGGATACATCGACTTTGGTTATAGTCCCGATTATGTGCAGTTCGGGAATAATAATAAGCAGGCATTTACGGTTGAGCTTTGGGTAAACGTGACTTCCTATTGCAAAGAGCCCGGTCAGGATAACAGCACTTTCTTATCCACGATGACACAAAAAGATTACTGGAGTGGCTGGAGAGCCCAGGATCGTAACAAGGGATTACTTAGAACAATGGTAGCTCATTGGCAGGATAGCGGTCCTTCGAATCCCCAGGAATGGGAACCCGGTTATAAAAAGTCAGACAACTGGACGCTCAACAGGTGGACGCATTATGCTTTTCTGTTCAGAGATGAAGGCCTGCCCGGATTTGATACGCCTACGGATGTAAAATGTTATTCAATGGTTGACGGGCAGCGCCAGGGAGAAGTAATCCGGGTAGGAGAACCCTGGAGAACTTATATCAACGACAACAGTATCAAATACCAGGTGCATATGACAGGTTTCTGCTCCCTGGACAACAACGGGAACAGGCAGGAGGCGTTCTCCGGATATATAAAGAAAATAAGGATCTGGAAAACGAACCGCACGGAAGATCAGGTCAGAAGTGCCTACCTGGGTACTGAAACAGGTGTAACAGCAGATAACCCTGATCTGGTGGCGGCATGGGATTTTGAAACTTTAGGCAATAGGCCGGAAGGCACGGAATTTAAAGACCTGACGGGAAGACATACTGCTACACTTAAAGGCGCTTTCAAATGGGTGGAATCGTCTGCTGTGCCCCAATAGGAAGCTGCTTACCGGACAGGCAGGTTTAATGCAATGCTTATTACTGGTGCCTGTCACAGCTTTTTAAATATGTTAAAGTGTAAATACCTTAGAGCTTCACTCTCCCCTGTCATCGGATAGCCCGGAGGGGCTTTATATCGGTAACAGGCAGCAGCCCTGAATGATGGTGAGCGCCGCAGGTGCGGCCTGTTTGGGAATGATAATGCAATTGCTGAAAGGATAAGCATTTTTTACCCGGCAGTAGAGAGCCACTTTGCGGCACACGGGGCATCATCAGTTCAGGCATGTACGATTACAGCAATCCCTGCCATTACATAAAGCCAGGATACAGACTGCATGAGTTCCGGTAGCTGACCCTGATAGAAGGGCCCAGGAGGGGCTTTATATCGGTAACAGGCAGCAGCCCTGAATGACGGTGAGCGCCGCAGGTGCGGCCTGTTTGAAAATGATGATGCAATTGCTGAAAAAGATAAGCATTTTTAGCCGGATCTTATGGCAGGTACGATGCACAATATTGGCCTATTTTCTACCCTGTTAAGCGGCGGGCCGGGGGCATTGCTCTTGCCTTGCGACGGCCAAAGTTGCTGATTTAAAAAACTACATTTATTTTTATAGCGCACTACCTGAAAATAATTTGTTTATTTTTATTTTATAAATGCTGATTAATGAGTGATTTTGATATTAACGGAAAAATAATTGTTGTAACCGGCGGAACGGGCATTTTGGGAAAAGCTTTTGTTGAAGGAATTGCTGCTGCAGGAGGTATACCTGTTATAGTAGGCAGAAATGAACAGGTGGCCAGGGAAAGAGAAGCGCAGATAAAACAGCAGGGAGGCAGGGCTTTGGCTGTTATTGCTGATGTAACAGATGAAAAGCAGCTCATAGCCGGTCGTGATAAAATAGTACAGGAACTGGGCCAGATTGACGGGCTGGTAAATGCAGCGGGGGGCAATATAAAAAATGCGGTTATTGAAAAGGATAAGGATCTTTTTGATCTGGATCTTTCAGCATTGCAGGCTGTAATGAATCTGAATTTGTTTGGCACTGTGCTGCCTACGCAGGTTTTTGGAAAAGAAATGGCCCGGCAGGGAAAAGGAAGTATTGTGAATATTTCTTCAATGGCGGCGCAGAGGGCTATAACAAAAGTGCTGGGGTATAGCCTGGCCAAAAGCGCTATTGATGCGTATACAAAATGGTTTTCTGTTGAGCTGGGCAACCGTTATGGTGATTTGATCCGTATGAATGCGATCGCTCCCGGATTTTTTCTTACTGAGCAGAACAGGGAACTGCTGACAAATGGGGATGAAAGTCTTACCGAACGCGGTAACCTGGTGGTACGACATACGCCTTTCCGGCGTTTTGGGGCTCCTGAAGAGCTGACCGGCGCGTTGATCTGGTTGCTGAGCGATGCTTCAAAATTTGTAACCGGAACCGTTATAACTGTAGACGGCGGCTTTTCTGTATTCAGCGGTGTTTAACCGGCTGATGCCGCATCGGTTATGACCGGAATAAGAACTGTTTACGGGAAAATGGTCAGGAACAGGTATGTCGCAAAAATAGTCAGCAGCACCACACCATACAGCACATTGGTCTTTCCTGTAACCAGGGACAACATCACTGTAAAAATAGAAAGGATCAGCAGCACGGTTGATGTAGTATCAATACCTAATAAAACTGGTGTGCGGCTGAATAAAGTGTAAATAGCCACTGCCGGGATCGTCAGCCCGATACTGGCCAGTGCCGAACCCAGCGCAAGGTTCATGCTGGTTTGCAAACGGTTTTTACGTGCAGCCTGTATGGCTGCAATACATTCAGGCAGTAATACCACCATTGCAATGATAATACCTACCAGTGAATTGGGCGCACCGATGGCAGCCACCCCTGTTTCAATAAATGGCGATAGCATTTTGGCTAATAATACCACAGCCCCCAAACAGGTGATCAGCAGGATCAGGCTGACAATGGTAGTCTTTACTGTCGGTGGTAGGGCATGCAGGTCTTCCTCTTCGCCTGGGTTTCCGTTCTCATCTTTAGGTAAAAAATAATCCCGGTGCCGTACCGATTGGATCATGATAAAACTGGAATAAATAATAAGGCTCACCACAGCTATAAAAACCAGTTGTGGTTGTGTGTACTGCGGGCCGGGCTGGCTGGTGGTATAATTGGGCACTACCAGCGTAAGTACTAATATGGCGGTAAGCGCTACCAGTGCAGATGTGGCCGCGTGCTTGGTCACAAATTGCTCTCTGAATTTGGCGCCGCCGATGAGGATACAGATGCCGATGATAAATGTAAGGATGATCATGATCGCCGCAAAAACGGTATCCCTTGCCAGTGCTGCAGCTTTTTCCCCTCCGGAAGACATCAGGGAAACGATCAGTGACACCTCAATGACCGTTACTGCCAGCGCCAGTATGATGGTACCAAAGGGCTCTCCCACCCGGTGCGCTACCACTTCTGCATGATGCACAGCAGCAAGAACGCCTGCAATCAAAACAAAACAGAGAATAACAACCGGAAGGGTGCCTGTCCTTCCTCCCATGGTAAAATAGGCGATCCAGGCTAAAACGGGCGATAACAGCGTCCAGGTGGGTAACGACAGGCTGAATTTCATAAAATGGGTTTAGGTGGAGATAATGGCTTCCCGGATCTTTACCAGTTGTTCCAGCAAAGGCTCCAGGTAATCCAGCTTCAGCATATTGGCGCCGTCGCTTTTGGCAATTGCCGGGTTGGGGTGTGTTTCTATAAACAGGCCATCCGCCCCTGTGGCAATAGCAGCCTTGGCGATGGTACCAATCAGTTCCGGGTTGCCCCCTGTTACACCACTGGTCTGGTTGGGCTGCTGCAGGCTGTGCGTGCAATCCATTACAACCGGCACACCATGTTCCTTCATCCAGGGAATATTTCTGAAATCGACTACCAGGTCCTGGTAGCCAAAGGTATTTCCCCGTTCTGTTAAAATAACTTTTTCATTTCCCGCATGCTTTACTTTGTCTGCCGCAAATTTCATAGACGGTCCGCTAAGAAATTGTCCTTTCTTAATGTTCACTGTTTTACCTGTCCGGGCGGCAGCTTCCAGCAGATCGGTCTGTCTGCTCAGGAAGGCCGGTATCTGCAGCATATCCACGTATTCAGCAGCTAAAGCAGCTTCTTCATGTGCATGAATATCGCTTACAACAGGAATGTGATATGTTTCTTTTACCTGTTTTAAAAGCTGTAATGCATTTAGATCACCTATTCCCGTAAACGAATCAATACTGGTCCTGTTTGCTTTTTTATAGGAAGATTTAAAGACATAGGGAATGCCCAGGTTTTTGCAGATGCCGGAAACTTTTTCTGCCACGCCCATTACCAGGGCTTCTCCTTCCACCACGCAGGGGCCGGCTATAAGAAAAAAAGAATCGGGATGGTATTGCTGGCCTTCAAAAAGGTCTTTTAAGAATTGTTGCATAGCTACAAACCTACATAAAATTTTCGTGCGAAAAGCGAAGAACCTGTCCCGGATGGTGCGGGTGAACGGTATGCCACCTGCATTATACTGCCGGAGCTCCGGTACCTGCCGTATATAAAATACGGCGATCAGGGACAGGCCCCCGGTGTTACGGCTACAATCGATTGCACTATGCAATACAACCAGTAATTTATAAAGTTATATTTGCACTCTAAAAATTGCAAAATGACGAAAGAGAAGATCCTGGTTATCGGCGCCTCCGGGCAGATCGGTGTGGAACTGACAATGGCGCTTCGGGAAATCTATGGAAATAATAATGTGGTAGCTTCAGACCTGAGGGAGGAGAACCCGTTATTGAAAGGTTCCGGGCCTTATGTGAGCATTGATGTAATGAATAAGGAAATGCTGCATGTGCAGGTGATCCGCCAGGGTATTACCCAGATTTATTTACTGGCAGCCATCCTGTCTGCCACAGGTGAGAAAAACCCGGGGCTGGCCTGGCATTTGAATATGCAGGGTCTTTTGAATGTGCTGGACATTGCGCGTGAGGAAAATATCCATAAAGTATACTGGCCTTCATCCATAGCAGTTTTTGGCCCCACTTCCCCTAAGCAGAACTGCCCCCAGCAAACGATCATTGAACCTACAACGGTTTATGGCATCAGCAAATATGCGGGAGAGTTCTGGTGCAACTATTATCATATGAAATATGGGGTAGATGTCAGGAGTATCCGTTATCCCGGTCTGATTTCTTATAAATCGGCGCCGGGCGGGGGCACTACAGACTATGCTATAGAGATCTTCCATGATGCGCTGGAAGAGAAACGCTATGTAAGCTTCCTGGAAGAAAACACTTACCTGCCTATGATGTATATGCCGGATGCCATTCGTGCAACCATTGAATTAATGGAAGCGCCTAAAGAAAGAATTTCTGTACGTACCTCTTACAATGTTGCCGGCCTCAGTTTTTCGCCAAAAGAAATTGCGGCTGAAATCAAAAAGCATATTCCTGATTTTGAGATTATTTATCAGCCGGATTACCGCCAGGAAATAGCCGGCAGCTGGCCCCGGAGCATTGATGATGCTGTTGCGCGCAGGGACTGGGGATGGAAGCATGAATATGACCTGGCTGCAATAACGGAAGATATGTTAAAGAACCTGCCTTCTGTCATGAAATAACAGAGCAGGTTATGCAAGAAAAAAGCCGCTTAATAACAAGCGGCTTTTTTAGGGTGTATATAGTTTTGTAAAATTATTTCTGCCACCACAGCTGGGTGCCTTTTGTGTCTCCGCCGATGGCTGCAGCTGCGGCGTCTTTGTTTTTTGCGTTGGTATTGGTTTCCACTACCGGATAGGTAAGCCGGTTGGGCACCATGGTAACATTAGGATCCAGCGAACCTGCAATGGGGGCAATAAATAACGGGGTGCCATCTGTTTTTGTGAACTTTAAACGCAGCCGCTCATACCAGGATTGTAATCCCTGCATATACATCGCAATCCATTTTTGGGTACCGATTATATTTTTCCAATTGCCGGCATTATAGGGCACAGATTTGATATATGTTGCAGCAGCTGCATCCGGTATTTGCCAGAATGTCATATTTGATTTTATAGCTGCTTCATAAAAGGATTGGGCGCTGCCTCCTACATTCATACCTCTTGCAGCAGCTTCTGCCAGTAAGAACTGAACTTCAGAGGATGTCATCAGTATACCGGGGAAGTCAGGTGCATAAACGCGTACTCCCGGGGTAGAGTATTTCTGGGCATCGGCCGCGGAATTTGTTCCGATGCCATAGGGCTTGCCAAGAATGGTCCCCGAATTTGTTGCCGGACGGGCGTATACTTTAAGACGCGGGTCCTTTAATGAATCCATATAATTGACCATTGTTTCACTAACCACAAATTCCACCTGTGGTCTTCCAAAATCATTATAGGGGTACTGATTGGGTGCCTGGCTGGTATACGGGAAAAGGGCATCATCTGTACTGTCTGTAATAACGCCATTTTTTACCGCAGTTTCAATAGCTGTTTTTGCCTCTGCGGGTTTTACATCGCTCATACGCATGGCAATGCGCAGGATCAGCGAATTGGCTAATTTTTTCCATTTTGTTACATCCCCGTTATAGAAAGCATCACCGGAGGGGTAACTATCTTTGGACGAATCCAGGGTGTTTTGGTATTCATCCAGCCTTTTCAGAAAATCTGTATACATCGTAGCCGCATCATCATAAACCGGTGCGGGAATGCTGTCAAACAGGGCATTGGAATAGGGAACATTACCATAGGCATCCGCCAGTGTTTGATACATCCATACCTCTAAGATGCCTGCGATGGCATTCTGATTGGGCACAGGGTCCTGTACTTCGGCAGCCCGGTTAAGATCCATAAGCGTCTGCAGGTCTTTCAGCGGGCGATTGTAAAGCGACCATAATGTGGAGTTGCCCGCTTCGCTAAGGCTGTACCGGCTGTCTTCCTCTTTGTCCGATGCGGCCCAGTACTGCGCATAGTGCATCCCGATCCGGTTATTTACTACGGAATTATATAAAATATCCATAGCGTTTTTTTCCGCTGAAAGAAGTAATTGCTCCGGCGTAACCGTGGAAGGCAATACCGGATTCGTATTCAGTTCATCAAATTTGCTGCATGAGCAGATGTATAGCACCAGGAATAATAACAATATTTTATTTATAAACGATTTCATTTTACGTGTTTTTTAGAATCCGACATTGAGGTTTAAGCCAAAGGAGCGGATCGATGGAAGGGCGCCTCCTTCCAGGCCCTGTATATTACCGGTTCCATTAGCAATATTGGAAGGATCAACATTCGGAGCGTTGGATTTGATCAGCCACAGGTTACGTCCATACAAAGAAAGTGTAATATTGCTGGCACGTATTTTCTCGGCCCAGGAATTGGGCAATTGGTATCCTAATGTTACCTCGCGCAGGTAAATATAGCTGGCGTCATACACATTGGCGGCATTGATATTTTTACCGAAATTGTTCTTGAAATGATCCATTGTGGTAATGGTCTTTGAAAAAGGCGTTCCATCGGCTAATACGCCCGATACTTCCACGCCATTTTCTCTTACATTTCCTTCCGCGGTTTCTTCCAGCAACCCTGAGGCCAATCCATACATGTTGGTATAGGAGAAAAATTTACCGCCTTTGCTGTAGTCAATGAGCGCGTTCAACGAAATATTCTTGTAAGTAAAACTGTTGGTAATACCTCCAACATAATCAGGATAAACACTACCCAGGGGAACCACCTGATCTGTTTTTACATAATGCCCGGATTCATCAATGATTTTTTGTCCGTTTTTGTAAGTATAATCAAAACCGTATAAAGTTCCCAATGGCTGCCCTTTTACAGCTACTACCGAAACCTGGTTCAATCTCCGTTCGGTACCAATATTGATCTTATCAATCACTTCATTACCGTTTTGGGCCAGATCCAGTACCTTATTCTTGTTTCTTGAAAAATTAAACCCGATGTTCCATTTGAAGTTTTCAGATTGTACTGGTGTTCCGTCCACGTGAAGCTCAATGCCCTTATTGCTGATGCTTCCTGCATTCAACAGGTATTGTGTGTATCCGTCAGTAGGCGAAACGTTCACCGGGATGATCTGATTTTTGGTGACGCGATCGTAGTAGGTGAAGTCAACGCCTACCCGGTTATTGAACAGCTTCAATTCAATACCGGCTTCTTTTTCAGTGGTCTTTTCCGGCTTCAGTACAGGATTTCTTTTCAGATCATCTACAGATACATACGGTACACCATTAAAGAGCTGGGGCATTGTATACGTCAGGAAAATATTAAAGGGATCCGTATCGTTACCTACCTGCGCAATACCAGCCCGCACCTTACCGAAGTTCAGCCATTTAACATCTTTTAGCCAATCTGAAAAAATGATCGAGGTAGATGCCGATGGGTAGAAATAGGATCTGTTTGCAGCAGGCAGCGTGGAAGACCAGTCATTCCTTCCGCTTAATTCCAGAAAGATATTATTGTTGTAACCGATAGTAGCGGTTCCAAACAGGGAATTGATCTGCTTACGCGGACGTGCCTCTGTTATGGTGGGTGGTGCTGAAATGTTGGCCAGCGTGTATACGCCAGGTGTAATCAAACCGGCTCCGGCAGGTGTGGCGCCTGTAAAAAGGCGTGTATCCTGCTTCATAATGTTGCCGCCAATAGTGGCACCGAGGTTGAATTTGTCACTGATATCTTTTTTGATATTGGCGGTGAACATATAATTCATTTCTTTGAAATCAATGGTATTGCGCGTATAACTCCCCAGGAAATAATCTTTGGCCGTTCTTTCTTCCTGCAATGTGTTATAGCTGTCCATAAAGGCCTGTGCGTTAAAGGAAAGCCAGTCAAGCGGTTTATACTCCAGGCCTACTGAACCAAAGAGCCGGTTCCGGTCGTCGTTCTCGTATTCCATATAACGTGTCCAGTAAGGGTTATTGGCAAAGTTGGGCGTGGGGTCGTCAAAAGTTTTCCGGTTCCAGCTGATCTGGCTTCCATCCGCATATTTGTAATCTTTCATACGGCTCATGTCCCACTGACGCTGGCCGTATTCACTAAACAGGTTCATCATATTCTGTCCTGTAAAGCCTGTGCCCGGGCGACCTTTGGCTTTTGTATAGGAATAGCGCACGCCGGCGCTTGCGGTTAACTGATCGGTAATTTTATAGTTACCATTAACGCCAACATTGGTTCTTGAAAGATGGGAGTTGGGTAATACGAAACGCTGGCGGGTATCTGCCATGCTTATCCGGATGGAACCTTTATCACTGCTGCCTCCTACACTAACACTGTTGGTAACGGTTACACCTGTTTGAAAAAAATTTTTAATATTGTCGGGCTGTGGCGACCACGGAGCGGTTTGCCCGAAATAAGGATTATCCTTGTTTTTGTCAAAAGACCAGTAATGCCGCACCAAACGACCATCAAGCGCGGGTCCCCAGGATTCATCTACTGCAAATTCAGGGATCAGGTCATAACCTCCTAAAACCGGATCCTGATACGCAGGAGAGGAACTGCTTAAAAATTGTTCAGGGTTTTTATTATAAAAGAGCGTGTCAAATGTGGGTTTGGAACCACCGCCATATTTATTCTGATATTTGGGCAGCACATATACTTTATCACTTTGCACATTCAGGCTGTAGTTCACACCAATTTTCTTTCCGCCTCCGTTCGATTTTTTTGTGGTGATCAATACCACGCCATTCTGCCCGCGGCTTCCGTAAAGTGCCGTAGCGGCTGCGCCTTTTAGTACAGATA
This window encodes:
- a CDS encoding SusC/RagA family TonB-linked outer membrane protein, producing the protein MICRPAWIFVMLLIVTYTNQLHAQTNPHTIYGKIISKSGLGLSNSSLKLQPAGDTAITDPDGKFTIKAKTGDSLLIEHPALTKPAIIAIPAYDSLLVTFGDDKLSVGEWKSSAGGLKDSISSGTEKSVATDTVPKQTDTARQGQTVTTTAKGDTVFVKGTVVNSSGQPVAGASITYPDGKLYTADENGVFSIPFMQGQQVSFSGVGVAGVNVTLNNPNTPLKIVLSGKKSSEELEQVTVTALGISKKSRSVGYAISEVKGSEIQTAKEVNFVNNLAGRVPGVSITTNSGSMGGSSKVTIRGPKSVLGDNNALFVVDGIPFSNLNTNSYSQQIGGGGFDYGSPVQDINPDDIDQISVLKGAAATALYGSRGQNGVVLITTKKSNGGGKKIGVNYSLNVQSDKVYVLPKYQNKYGGGSKPTFDTLFYNKNPEQFLSSSSPAYQDPVLGGYDLIPEFAVDESWGPALDGRLVRHYWSFDKNKDNPYFGQTAPWSPQPDNIKNFFQTGVTVTNSVSVGGSSDKGSIRISMADTRQRFVLPNSHLSRTNVGVNGNYKITDQLTASAGVRYSYTKAKGRPGTGFTGQNMMNLFSEYGQRQWDMSRMKDYKYADGSQISWNRKTFDDPTPNFANNPYWTRYMEYENDDRNRLFGSVGLEYKPLDWLSFNAQAFMDSYNTLQEERTAKDYFLGSYTRNTIDFKEMNYMFTANIKKDISDKFNLGATIGGNIMKQDTRLFTGATPAGAGLITPGVYTLANISAPPTITEARPRKQINSLFGTATIGYNNNIFLELSGRNDWSSTLPAANRSYFYPSASTSIIFSDWLKDVKWLNFGKVRAGIAQVGNDTDPFNIFLTYTMPQLFNGVPYVSVDDLKRNPVLKPEKTTEKEAGIELKLFNNRVGVDFTYYDRVTKNQIIPVNVSPTDGYTQYLLNAGSISNKGIELHVDGTPVQSENFKWNIGFNFSRNKNKVLDLAQNGNEVIDKINIGTERRLNQVSVVAVKGQPLGTLYGFDYTYKNGQKIIDESGHYVKTDQVVPLGSVYPDYVGGITNSFTYKNISLNALIDYSKGGKFFSYTNMYGLASGLLEETAEGNVRENGVEVSGVLADGTPFSKTITTMDHFKNNFGKNINAANVYDASYIYLREVTLGYQLPNSWAEKIRASNITLSLYGRNLWLIKSNAPNVDPSNIANGTGNIQGLEGGALPSIRSFGLNLNVGF